CCAGGGAAACTGGGAGGCCAGCGCAGGTACCTTTCTATCCAACCTGCAGGTAAGTTATAGCCAAAAGGGCAACAAAGTAGTGGGAAACAGTACTACAAAAGCCGACACCAGTACCGACCTGAACACGAAAACGCTGATAACTGTATATCAGAACAGGGCAAAGGCACAAAAAACAAGTTATGGAAAAGACAAAAACGGAAAATATGTAAGCATCAGAGATGCGAAGATCTATTATGAAGAATATGGAAAAGGCGATCCCCTTATATTGCTCCACGGCAACGGGGGTAGCATCGCAGATTTCTATCAGCAAATCCCCTACCTGGCCAGATATTTTCGGGTCATTGCAGTAGATACCAGAGCTCAGGGTCGTAGTACTGACCTATCTACCCAGGCATACAGTTACGAGCAATTCGCCTCAGATCTGTTTCAACTCACCGAAGCATTGCAACTGAAGAGAATAAATATTCTGGGCTGGAGCGATGGTGGCAATACAGGCCTGATCTTCACCCATCAGCACCCCCAACTGGTCAACAAGCTCGTTACCATCGGGGCAAACCTAAACCCTAAGGGCGTAAAAGAAGATTTACTCGCAATGTTCAGGAAGCAGATATCCAATAACGATAAGGACACCAGACTGATAAAGCTGATGCTGGAGGAACCGAACATTAGCCCTGAGCAACTGGATCATATTACTCAGAAAGTGCTGATAGTTGCTGGAAGCGAGGATGTCATCCTGGAGGAACAAACCAGATCAATTGCGGCAATGGTCAAAAATTCCCAATTGAGGATCCTTCCCAATACAACCCACTACCTCCCTTTTGAGCAGCCAGAAGAACTCAATAGGATGGTTCTGGAATTTCTTAGAGAGAAATAGAGCTCCTCACACGACAATTCCACTAAAGAATTGTCTGCAAAAAGACAATTCGCACCAGATATAGCATAATTTAAATCAGAATCATACAGGTTTATTTATCTTTAGATAAAACCTACTTCAAGGCTTATGAAAAACGAGAAAGACCTGAAACTTGCTGTACTAATAGATGCGGACAATGTACCCTATGCCAATGTGAAAGAGATGTTTGAGGAAATTGCCAAATACGGTACACCTACTTTTAAAAGAATCTATGCCGACTGGACTAAACCAACAGTTTCCGGATGGAAAAAAGTACTGCTGGAAAATGCCATTACGCCCATCCAGCAGTACAGCTATTCCAGTGGCAAAAATGCGAGCGACAGTGCGCTTATCATTGATGCAATGGATATCCTTTATACAGGAAAAGTGGACGGCTTCTGTATTGTCTCCAGCGACAGTGACTTTACCCGGTTGGCCACCAGGCTTCGGGAAGCAGGGATGAAAGTAATCGGGATTGGCGAAAAGAAAACACTGACACCTTTTATTACCGCCTGTGATAAATTCATCTATATCGAGATCCTCAAACCTAAACTACAACCTTCAGAAGACAACAGCATCACAGCAACCACTGCCAGCACTAAATCTCCGGAAACGCAGCCTTTAAACAAAGTTGATCCCGGAATCATCAGGTTGTTTACCGATAGCATTACCGACCTTGCAGATGAAGACGGATGGGCTTATCTTGGAGATCTAGGCAGTTTGATGATGAAGAAAAAACCAGATTTTGATTCCAGGAATTATGGGTTCTCTAAATTGCTGCCTTTAATAAAGAGCACCAATCGCTTTGAAGTGGATGAAAGAGAAAGTGGGAAAACTAATGTTAAACACATCTATATCAGAAAAATAACTCCACCTGCAGCTGTCATACAAAAGCCCGGCAATAAGAGAAAATCGACAAAACGGTAAAGAAACAAACAGATCAGGGGGTGTTGCTTTAAACCTGTCGCATTCTCCCCTTCTATTTGCCGCATACATACCGCAGCTATTTCCCTATCATTCCCTAGATTTACCTTCGTAACCTGATCTATCTTAAAATGTACTTTTAAAATAACTATGCAGGAGGCTAATCGATATGAGAAAAATAACTGTTTTATCATTCATTACTTTAGACGGAGTAATGCAAGCTCCCGGCGGACCTGAAGAAGATCCGTCTGAAGGATTCAAATACGGCGGTTGGACCGCAGCCTACGATGATGAAGTTTCTGCTGAGGTCATGCAAAAACAGCTGAAACCTGCCGATCTTCTTTTAGGCAGAAAAACATTTGACATCTGGGCAGATTACTGGCCTACACATGCAGAATATTGGCCTGGTGTAAATGAGGTCACAAAATACGTCTTGTCCAATACCATGGATAAGTCAGACTGGGAAAACTCTGTATTCCTTAAAAGCGTGGAAGAAATTGAAAAGCTTAAAAATTCGGAAGGTTCCGACATCAACGTTTGGGGTAGCAGCAAGCTGGTTCAACTATTATTGGAACATGATCTGGTAGATGAATTTTGGCTCAATATTCACCCGGTGCTTCTTGGTAAAGGAAAAAAACTATTTGACGATAGCGCGATACCAGCAGCATTTACGCTTATAGAAAGCACGGTTACCCCCAGTGGTGTGATTATGGCGAATTACAGACGAGAAGGAGAAGTCAAAACCGGCACCGCTGGTGCTTAGAGATTGCAAAAACATACAAAAAGCCTGGAATCATAAGACTCCAGGCTTTCTCATTTTTGATTCAAACGGTTTTTAATTCCTTACGTTTCCTTCACCTCAACCAAATTTGTATAACCCCTCATTACCGAAATATCATCTGGGTGTACCAGCAATTTAGGTTTTTGTGCAGAAAACGAATAGACGATATTAAAAACCCCTTTCACCTGCAATTCGTTATCACCGGTATATCGAAAATAAACGGGTCTTTGATCCGTTGTACGCAGATTATTTTCTGTTTCATGCACATCGGTATCAGTAGTAAATTCCAGGCTTTGCCTTTTTTGTCCGCAGCAGTTCATAGTTTTAGTTTTTAAGGGTAATTAGATTATTTTTCGGGCATCACAAACAAAGCAGCCTAATTTTTTTTCATAATTATTTGTTCTAAAAATATTGCAGCTGCCGAAAAAGACAGGGTTAATAATATTTTTTCCATCCAGTCGCCACCGAAATAAATCCCGACAGGCAATGCTACCCAGATAGACAAGCAAAAGAAACAATCCATTAATGAACCAAAAAAGCTTTTACCAGCAAGCTTTCTTAGCTTATAAACTACATCAAAGGGACCATCTTCTGCCTGTATTAAATGGGTAACACGCCAAACGGAGAGAACAGAAATTAGAAACAAATAAATTGTCATTGCGCTGTGTCTATGGTAAACGTTCAATGGCTACACCCGTACTTATGGTATAGGGAGCCGCATTTGCACCAGCGCCATATCCATTGGTTGTTCTTTTTGATGCCGATAGACCAATAGAAACGGTTGCATAACTTTCATTAGGTTCCAGCCATTTTCCCGCGGGAACAGGTAAAGGCACAAAAGTAATCTGGTGTGCATTTGAATCTCCGAATTTGCTGGCATCTGCTGTGCCCCGATAACCCGGGCAACTGTTCGCCTCGTTATTATTGGGGTTATCACCATGTAAAATACCCGGTTCAGGTATCAGGCTTCCCAATCGTTTCACCTCAAAACCTGCAGAAGTACCACATTTTCCGATAGAAAGGTCGTAATGATCCTGGAATACAGAATTGGGATGAGTCTCGCAGGCTTTAAATTTCACGTTTAGTGAACTGTTTAAAAAGGCCTCTTTAATACGGTATAAATTACATTCAGCTTTTACAATATTTACACCATCTGCATCAAACCAGACATCATCTAAGCTAAAGCCAAGGTAATTGTTATCTATAAACATGGCAATCATATCTGTAGCACCTGGTATATGTTTTCCGGCAGCATCGTAACCGTCCATACGGAAATAAACTGTCCCTGGTGCCGTACCCTGATAAATTGAGGTATTTAGTTGGATTAAGCGGTTTTTATCGTATGGCACCCAGGGAATACCCGCTTCAATTTGAGCTTCTACGTTTAAGTAGTAAGGTACTTTAATTGCCGGGCCACCATCAACCTTTAGGGGAACAGTATCGTACGAACCTATTAATTTGGGCAACAGGTCCCAGCTGCTCCCTTGAAATAAATACCCCATATAACCTTCAGCTACATAATTCCAGGTACTGAAGGGTTCCAGCATATTTTTGCTGTACCTAATGGTATAAAAGGCAATTATCGGATCAGTAGCTTTCCTTTGCGTATTGTACAAACAACCTTTTACATCTACAATACCCGCCCATGCTGCACAATCTATATTTAAATGCGCTAAAACATTGTGGCTGGTAATACGTCCATCGGCATGTAAATGGTTATGCAGGGCAGCAGAATTTCTATCCATTGCAGAAGCAGCAAAACTTGCCGCGCTATTTTGGTTACCACCTATAAGTACGTTGCCTAAAGCACCGATCATATTGCCGTTAAAACAATTAAAAGGTTTGGATATAACCGATGCAGGGATGCAAATATCAATGCGTTTAAGTTTACTTACATTGAAGTAACAGGCGCTTTCGTACAAAACAGGTGCGCCAACAGTAGATCCCGGGATGCTTACAATCAAAT
This region of Pedobacter steynii genomic DNA includes:
- a CDS encoding NYN domain-containing protein, which codes for MKNEKDLKLAVLIDADNVPYANVKEMFEEIAKYGTPTFKRIYADWTKPTVSGWKKVLLENAITPIQQYSYSSGKNASDSALIIDAMDILYTGKVDGFCIVSSDSDFTRLATRLREAGMKVIGIGEKKTLTPFITACDKFIYIEILKPKLQPSEDNSITATTASTKSPETQPLNKVDPGIIRLFTDSITDLADEDGWAYLGDLGSLMMKKKPDFDSRNYGFSKLLPLIKSTNRFEVDERESGKTNVKHIYIRKITPPAAVIQKPGNKRKSTKR
- a CDS encoding dihydrofolate reductase family protein, translating into MRKITVLSFITLDGVMQAPGGPEEDPSEGFKYGGWTAAYDDEVSAEVMQKQLKPADLLLGRKTFDIWADYWPTHAEYWPGVNEVTKYVLSNTMDKSDWENSVFLKSVEEIEKLKNSEGSDINVWGSSKLVQLLLEHDLVDEFWLNIHPVLLGKGKKLFDDSAIPAAFTLIESTVTPSGVIMANYRREGEVKTGTAGA
- a CDS encoding alpha/beta fold hydrolase, whose amino-acid sequence is MNKFLLSFLLLLAPIYLNAQTVFQGTVKDQQNNPIPYCSIGVKNSRTGSLANEKGQYKLVLPDSVKNNPIIFNALGYLEKTVSLSELQNNGNIVLAEKVSTLNEVNISSTRLKEKTIGQQSRPFLTFSRMFDQNVPTIEQGNSFQLFADTRLKAYNFYIMPSSRYKQITLKLNIYSLKNDLPDQSLQNENIIFRTETTGWQHIDLSPYALRFKDQDKIALTLQLIDYVPLKDTAFIFGLSAKKTISKNLLYRYQSQGNWEASAGTFLSNLQVSYSQKGNKVVGNSTTKADTSTDLNTKTLITVYQNRAKAQKTSYGKDKNGKYVSIRDAKIYYEEYGKGDPLILLHGNGGSIADFYQQIPYLARYFRVIAVDTRAQGRSTDLSTQAYSYEQFASDLFQLTEALQLKRINILGWSDGGNTGLIFTHQHPQLVNKLVTIGANLNPKGVKEDLLAMFRKQISNNDKDTRLIKLMLEEPNISPEQLDHITQKVLIVAGSEDVILEEQTRSIAAMVKNSQLRILPNTTHYLPFEQPEELNRMVLEFLREK
- a CDS encoding DUF1360 domain-containing protein; its protein translation is MTIYLFLISVLSVWRVTHLIQAEDGPFDVVYKLRKLAGKSFFGSLMDCFFCLSIWVALPVGIYFGGDWMEKILLTLSFSAAAIFLEQIIMKKN